In the genome of Candidatus Nanopelagicales bacterium, one region contains:
- a CDS encoding tryptophanase, with the protein MTFRTIFEPFRIHSVEPIRMTTPEERDAALEQAGYNLFSLPAGDVLIDLLTDSGTGAMSRDQWAAIQHGDESYAGSPSYEIFRTAVQELFPYRHVIPTHQGRAAEKIIFGVLGGPGKVVPNNTHFDTTRANVEYTGAQAVDLVIAEGRDPATDHPFKGNMDVAALDALLTEQGDAVPVVFHTVTNNSGGGQPVSLANLHEVSEVCRAHGKPLFLDACRFAENAWFIREREAGQGDRDVPDIVREMASLADGMTMSAKKDPMGNIGGWLALNDDELAEQCRNLLILTEGFPTYGGLAGRDLEALAQGLKEVVHHDYLRYRIRSTAYLGEALQRVGIPVVTPIGGHAVYLDARALLPQIPPLEYPGQSLAVALYQAGGVRGCEIGTVMFGLAPDGTEQPAAMDLVRLAIPRRTYTQSHMDYVIEVCEHVAQEASSLPGYRIVEQPRALRHFTARFEPLA; encoded by the coding sequence ATGACGTTCCGGACCATCTTCGAGCCGTTCCGCATCCACTCCGTCGAGCCCATCCGGATGACCACGCCGGAGGAGCGGGACGCGGCGCTGGAGCAGGCCGGGTACAACCTGTTCTCGCTGCCGGCGGGGGACGTCCTGATCGACCTGCTCACGGACTCCGGCACCGGCGCGATGAGCCGGGACCAGTGGGCGGCGATCCAGCACGGCGACGAGTCGTACGCCGGCAGCCCGTCGTACGAGATCTTCCGCACCGCGGTGCAGGAGCTGTTCCCCTACCGGCACGTCATCCCCACGCACCAGGGCCGCGCGGCCGAGAAGATCATCTTCGGGGTGCTCGGCGGTCCGGGGAAGGTGGTCCCCAACAACACCCACTTCGACACCACCCGCGCCAACGTGGAGTACACCGGGGCCCAGGCCGTCGACCTGGTCATCGCCGAGGGCCGGGACCCGGCCACCGACCACCCGTTCAAGGGCAACATGGACGTCGCCGCCCTGGACGCCCTGCTGACCGAGCAGGGCGACGCGGTCCCGGTGGTGTTCCACACCGTCACCAACAACAGCGGCGGCGGCCAGCCGGTGAGCCTGGCGAACCTGCACGAGGTGTCGGAGGTGTGCCGGGCGCACGGCAAGCCGCTGTTCCTGGACGCCTGCCGGTTCGCCGAGAACGCCTGGTTCATCCGGGAGCGCGAGGCCGGGCAGGGCGACCGTGACGTCCCCGACATCGTGCGCGAGATGGCGTCGCTCGCCGACGGCATGACGATGTCGGCGAAGAAGGACCCGATGGGCAACATCGGCGGCTGGCTGGCGCTCAACGACGACGAGCTGGCCGAGCAGTGCCGCAACCTGCTCATCCTGACCGAGGGCTTCCCGACGTACGGCGGCCTCGCGGGCCGCGACCTCGAGGCGCTCGCGCAGGGGCTGAAGGAGGTCGTGCACCACGACTACCTGCGCTACCGGATCCGGTCCACGGCGTACCTGGGGGAGGCCCTGCAGCGGGTGGGGATCCCGGTCGTCACGCCCATCGGCGGGCACGCGGTCTACCTCGATGCCCGGGCGCTGCTGCCGCAAATCCCGCCGCTGGAGTACCCCGGCCAGTCCCTCGCCGTCGCGCTGTACCAGGCCGGCGGGGTGCGCGGCTGCGAGATCGGGACGGTGATGTTCGGGCTGGCGCCGGACGGCACGGAGCAGCCGGCGGCGATGGACCTGGTACGCCTGGCGATCCCGCGGCGCACGTACACGCAGAGCCACATGGACTACGTGATCGAGGTGTGCGAGCACGTGGCTCAGGAGGCGTCGTCGCTGCCGGGGTACCGGATCGTGGAGCAGCCGCGGGCGCTGAGGCACTTCACCGCGCGCTTCGAGCCGCTGGCGTAG
- the metG gene encoding methionine--tRNA ligase gives MSPDVGKAFYATTPIYYVNDAPHIGHAYTTTAGDVLTRWHRQRGERVWYLTGVDEHGTKVQRAADAGGTTPQEWVDRLVQESWRPVLLTIDAAHDDFIRTTEGRHKTGVQHFWDVLRERGHVYESAYEGPYCVGCEEFKLPGDLVDGEGDLAGQKLCPVHGRPVEMLSEANWFFRLSAFQDALLEHYERNPDAVEPTSAYNEVVSFIRQGLSDISMSRSTVSWGIPLSWDEKQVVYVWFDALLNYITAIGYGAREGTPEAERFERTWPADVHFVGKDILRFHAVYWPAMLMAAGLPLPRKVFAHGWLLVGGEKMSKTKLTGIAPEQITGHFGSDAFRYYFLRAIQFGQDGSFSWEDMSARYTAELANGLGNLASRAAAMVGKYCGGVLPAPGDYTNADLALQDHLVRAVQDADAAMLRMDFTTGIGAMKSFVDAVNVYVTEQEPWKVAKDPAQETRLHTILYTVCEALRAIAVLHHPVMPQATRSLWDQLGAEPALGPVGDQQVQRAGSWGQLPPGVTVTKGAALFPRLEEEPAG, from the coding sequence ATGTCCCCCGACGTCGGCAAGGCGTTCTACGCCACCACGCCCATCTACTACGTCAACGACGCCCCCCACATCGGGCACGCGTACACGACGACGGCGGGCGACGTCCTGACCCGGTGGCACCGGCAGCGGGGCGAGCGGGTCTGGTACCTCACCGGCGTCGACGAGCACGGGACCAAGGTGCAGCGCGCCGCGGACGCCGGCGGCACGACGCCGCAGGAGTGGGTGGACCGGCTGGTGCAGGAGTCCTGGCGCCCGGTGCTGCTGACGATCGACGCGGCCCACGACGACTTCATCCGCACCACCGAGGGCCGGCACAAGACCGGGGTGCAGCACTTCTGGGACGTGCTCCGCGAGCGCGGGCACGTCTACGAGTCGGCGTACGAGGGCCCGTACTGCGTCGGCTGCGAGGAGTTCAAGCTCCCCGGCGACCTGGTCGACGGCGAGGGGGACCTGGCCGGGCAGAAGCTGTGCCCGGTGCACGGCCGGCCGGTGGAGATGCTCTCGGAGGCGAACTGGTTCTTCCGCCTGTCGGCGTTCCAGGACGCCCTGCTGGAGCACTACGAGCGCAACCCGGACGCGGTCGAGCCGACCAGCGCCTACAACGAGGTCGTGTCCTTCATCCGCCAGGGCCTGTCGGACATCTCGATGTCGCGGTCCACGGTGTCGTGGGGGATCCCGCTGTCGTGGGACGAGAAGCAGGTCGTCTACGTGTGGTTCGACGCGCTGCTGAACTACATCACCGCGATCGGCTACGGCGCGCGTGAGGGCACTCCCGAGGCCGAGCGGTTCGAGCGCACCTGGCCCGCCGACGTGCACTTCGTCGGCAAGGACATCCTGCGGTTCCACGCGGTCTACTGGCCGGCGATGCTGATGGCCGCGGGACTGCCGTTGCCGCGCAAGGTGTTCGCGCACGGGTGGCTGCTCGTCGGCGGCGAGAAGATGAGCAAGACCAAGCTCACCGGCATCGCACCGGAGCAGATCACCGGGCACTTCGGCTCCGACGCGTTCCGCTACTACTTCCTGCGCGCCATCCAGTTCGGGCAGGACGGGTCCTTCTCCTGGGAGGACATGTCCGCGCGCTACACCGCCGAGCTGGCCAACGGCCTGGGCAACCTGGCCTCGCGGGCCGCCGCCATGGTCGGCAAGTACTGCGGGGGCGTGCTGCCCGCGCCGGGTGACTACACGAACGCGGACCTGGCGCTGCAGGACCATCTCGTGCGTGCTGTGCAGGACGCGGACGCGGCGATGCTGCGGATGGACTTCACCACCGGCATCGGAGCGATGAAGTCGTTCGTCGACGCGGTGAACGTCTACGTCACCGAGCAGGAGCCGTGGAAGGTCGCCAAGGACCCGGCGCAGGAGACGCGGCTGCACACGATCCTCTACACCGTGTGCGAGGCGCTGCGCGCGATCGCGGTGCTGCACCACCCGGTGATGCCGCAGGCGACCCGGTCGCTGTGGGACCAGCTCGGTGCCGAGCCGGCGCTCGGACCGGTGGGCGATCAGCAGGTGCAGCGCGCCGGTTCGTGGGGCCAACTGCCGCCCGGGGTCACCGTGACCAAGGGTGCGGCGCTGTTCCCGCGGCTGGAGGAGGAGCCGGCGGGCTGA
- the rsmI gene encoding 16S rRNA (cytidine(1402)-2'-O)-methyltransferase, producing the protein MATDASGTRGGDGGLLVLAGAPLGDPADASPRLARLLAEADVVAAEDTRRLRRLADALGVRVAGRLVSYYDAVETARIPALLEDLRGGAMVALVTDGGMPSVSDPGYRLVRAAVDAGVRVTSVPGPSAVLTALAVSGLPVDRFCFEGFLPRRAGERRARLAELAAEPRTLVFFEAPHRLAESLAAMADAFGADRPAAVCRELTKTYEEVRRGGLAELAGWAADGVRGEVTVVVAGATRSETTHGGPDEWVTAVAARVAAGEDRRTAVADVARGAGVPKRAVYDAVVAAKHAGIRPPGTEPPGTDGS; encoded by the coding sequence ATGGCGACCGACGCGAGCGGGACCCGCGGGGGAGACGGCGGCCTGCTGGTGCTGGCCGGCGCACCGCTGGGCGATCCGGCGGACGCGTCCCCCCGGCTGGCGCGGCTGCTGGCCGAGGCCGACGTCGTCGCCGCCGAGGACACCCGGCGGTTGCGGCGGCTGGCGGACGCCCTCGGCGTACGGGTGGCCGGCCGGCTGGTCTCGTACTACGACGCGGTCGAGACGGCGCGCATCCCCGCGCTGCTCGAGGACCTGCGCGGCGGGGCCATGGTCGCGCTGGTCACCGACGGCGGGATGCCGAGCGTGAGCGACCCCGGCTACCGGCTGGTGCGGGCGGCCGTGGACGCCGGGGTCCGGGTGACCTCGGTCCCCGGGCCGTCGGCGGTCCTCACCGCACTGGCGGTGTCGGGCCTGCCCGTGGACCGCTTCTGCTTCGAGGGGTTCCTGCCCCGTAGGGCCGGCGAGCGCCGGGCCCGGCTGGCCGAGCTGGCCGCCGAGCCGCGGACCCTGGTGTTCTTCGAGGCCCCGCACCGGCTGGCCGAGTCGCTGGCGGCGATGGCCGACGCGTTCGGGGCGGACCGGCCGGCGGCGGTGTGCCGGGAGCTGACCAAGACGTACGAGGAGGTCCGGCGCGGGGGCCTGGCCGAGCTCGCCGGCTGGGCGGCGGACGGGGTGCGTGGGGAGGTGACCGTCGTGGTCGCCGGCGCCACGCGGTCCGAAACGACCCACGGGGGGCCGGACGAGTGGGTGACCGCCGTGGCCGCCCGGGTCGCCGCCGGGGAGGACCGGCGGACCGCGGTCGCGGACGTCGCCCGCGGGGCCGGCGTGCCCAAGAGGGCGGTGTACGACGCGGTCGTGGCGGCCAAGCACGCGGGCATCCGACCGCCCGGGACCGAACCGCCCGGGACTGATGGGTCTTGA
- a CDS encoding phospholipid carrier-dependent glycosyltransferase produces MAVTEVAPPPAEPPGPADAGEPLPRRVRRDGASLPQRLFPPMPRPAWIGWVGALAVALVGGIIRFVELGRPAAVVFDETYYMKDALSLLRWGYERQFVDDANDLILASDGNWRTLDVFKDDPSFVVHPPFGKWTIAAGEWLFGVTPFGWRFAVAVLGTLSILMVVRIARRLTRSDLIGIAAGLLLALDGIHIVMSRTAVLDMVLSFWVLAAFGFLLLDRDRTRKRLATLVERHGPAVVGAGWGPPLGLRPWRWAAGISLGLACGVKWSGIWFVAAFGLMTVVWDVGTRKAVGVRRPWLTTLVRSGPPAFVAIVGLGVLTYLATWYGWFTNPGGYDRTWADDQPSSFIPAALRSLWHYHAEAWGFHVNLTSDHSYQSNAWSWLLQTRPTSFFYESYDRGLSGCDVDKCSAEVIALGNPIVWWAGALALVHQLWRWVARRDWRSGAVLVGVVAGWAPWLLFQERTIFTFYSVVFVPFLVMALAMSLGTVLGPADASEARRMKGAIAAGGVMLAVVVAAWWFLPVWTGETIPYEMWKLRMWMPTWV; encoded by the coding sequence GTGGCCGTGACCGAGGTGGCGCCCCCGCCTGCGGAGCCGCCCGGTCCGGCGGACGCGGGCGAGCCGTTGCCGCGCCGGGTCCGCCGCGACGGTGCCTCGCTGCCGCAGCGGCTGTTCCCCCCGATGCCGCGGCCGGCGTGGATCGGCTGGGTCGGCGCACTGGCCGTCGCCCTGGTCGGCGGCATCATCCGCTTCGTCGAGCTCGGCCGGCCAGCCGCCGTCGTGTTCGACGAGACGTACTACATGAAGGACGCCCTGTCGCTGCTGCGCTGGGGCTACGAGCGGCAGTTCGTCGACGACGCGAACGACCTGATCCTGGCCAGCGACGGCAACTGGCGCACCCTCGACGTGTTCAAGGACGACCCGTCGTTCGTCGTCCACCCGCCGTTCGGCAAGTGGACCATCGCGGCGGGCGAGTGGCTGTTCGGCGTGACCCCGTTCGGCTGGCGGTTCGCGGTCGCGGTGCTCGGCACGCTCTCGATCCTGATGGTGGTCCGGATCGCCCGCCGGCTGACCCGTTCCGACCTCATCGGCATCGCCGCCGGGCTGCTGCTGGCACTCGACGGCATCCACATCGTGATGTCCCGCACCGCGGTGCTCGACATGGTGCTGTCGTTCTGGGTGCTGGCGGCCTTCGGCTTCCTGCTGCTGGACCGCGACCGCACTCGAAAACGACTGGCAACCCTGGTCGAGCGGCACGGGCCGGCCGTCGTCGGCGCGGGCTGGGGACCGCCGCTGGGGCTACGGCCCTGGCGGTGGGCGGCCGGGATCAGCCTGGGCCTGGCCTGCGGCGTCAAGTGGAGCGGCATCTGGTTCGTGGCCGCCTTCGGTCTGATGACCGTGGTGTGGGACGTCGGCACGCGCAAGGCCGTCGGCGTCCGCCGGCCGTGGCTGACGACGCTGGTGCGCAGCGGGCCGCCCGCGTTCGTGGCGATCGTGGGCCTCGGCGTGCTCACCTACCTGGCCACCTGGTACGGCTGGTTCACCAACCCCGGCGGCTACGACCGGACCTGGGCGGACGACCAGCCGTCGTCGTTCATCCCCGCGGCGTTGAGGTCGCTGTGGCACTACCACGCCGAGGCGTGGGGCTTCCACGTCAACCTCACCTCGGACCACTCGTACCAGTCCAACGCGTGGAGCTGGCTGCTGCAGACGCGGCCGACGTCGTTCTTCTACGAGTCGTACGACCGCGGGTTGTCCGGCTGCGACGTCGACAAGTGCTCGGCCGAGGTGATCGCGCTCGGGAACCCGATCGTGTGGTGGGCCGGGGCGCTGGCCCTGGTGCACCAGCTGTGGCGCTGGGTCGCCCGGCGCGACTGGCGCTCCGGAGCGGTGCTCGTCGGGGTCGTGGCCGGGTGGGCACCCTGGCTGCTGTTCCAGGAGCGCACGATCTTCACGTTCTACTCGGTGGTGTTCGTGCCGTTCCTGGTGATGGCGCTGGCGATGTCGCTGGGTACCGTCCTCGGCCCGGCGGACGCGTCCGAGGCCCGGCGGATGAAGGGGGCCATCGCCGCCG